A genomic stretch from Telopea speciosissima isolate NSW1024214 ecotype Mountain lineage chromosome 7, Tspe_v1, whole genome shotgun sequence includes:
- the LOC122668734 gene encoding histidinol-phosphate aminotransferase, chloroplastic-like → MFLGPPLAESGNQQCVFLGLPLAESGNQQNPFPETGFIKRHWCSNCVLEPFPEQSADLIGVVDFSGASSCCMLETHHKLRPLVLPRPICSLGGNIKLVVCSMASTIPVDHVSQNQERLTGDSFIRAHLKKLSPYQPIFPFEVLSSRLGRKPEEIIKLDTNENPYGPPPVVVEALGALKFPFVYPDPENRRLRAALAEDSGLESDYILAGCGADELIDLIMRCVLDPGDKIVDCPPTFAMYQFDAAVNGALVVNVPRKTDLSLNVGRIIEVVESEKPKIIFLTSPNNPDGSLINDIDLMRILDLPILVVLDEAYIEFSGLESRMTWVKKHENLIVLRTFSKRAGLAGLRVGYGAFPLSIIEYLWRAKQPYNVSVAAEVSACVALQNPIYLEKVKEALVQERERLYKLLCEVPYLKPYPSYSNFILCEVTSGKDAKKLKDDLAQRGVMIRHYNNKELKSYVRVSVGKPEHTDALMECLKLLR, encoded by the exons ATGTTTCTTGGCCCACCCTTAGCTGAAAGTGGGAACCAACAGTGCGTGTTTCTTGGCCTACCCTTGGCTGAAAGTGGAAACCAACAGAACCCGTTTCcagaaacaggttttatcaaacgTCATTGGTGTTCCAATTGTGTTCTGGAACCATTTCCGGAGCAG AGTGCAGATTTGATAGGTGTGGTTGATTTCTCCGGTGCTTCCTCTTGTTGCATGCTTGAAACTCATCATAAGCTGCGCCCACTAGTATTGCCTAGACCCATCTGTTCATTAGGAGGGAATATCAAATTGGTGGTTTGTAGTATGGCCTCAACGATTCCGGTAGACCATGTTAGTCAGAACCAGGAACGTTTGACAGGGGATTCTTTCATCCGTGCCCATCTCAAGAAATTGTCTCCTTATCAGCCTATTTTCCCTTTTGAG GTTTTGTCTAGTCGTCTTGGGAGAAAGCCCGAGGAAATCATCAAATTGGATACGAATGAAAACCCTTATGGTCCACCTCCAGTG GTGGTTGAAGCTTTGGGAGCATTGAAATTCCCATTTGTTTATCCTGACCCTGAAAACCGTCGTTTACGTGCTGCCCTTGCTGAAGATTCAGGCCTTGAGTCGGATTACATTCTTGCAGGATGTGGTGCAGATGAGCTTATCGATTTAATCATGCG ATGTGTGCTTGATCCTGGTGACAAGATTGTTGACTGCCCTCCAACATTTGCAATGTACCAATTTGATGCAGCTGTTAATGGGGCACTTGTAGTCAAtg TTCCTAGGAAAACAGATTTGAGCTTGAATGTAGGCCGCATTATTGAGGTTGTTGAGAGTGAGAAACCGAAAATCATATTCTTAACTTCTCCAAACAATCCAGATGGAAG CTTAATAAATGACATTGATCTGATGAGGATTCTTGATCTGCCAATATTGGTTGTGCTGGATGAAGCATACATTGAGTTCTCTGGATTGGAATCTAGAATGACATGGGTGAAGAAGCATGAGAATTTAATTGTCCTTCGGACATTTAGCAAACGAGCTG GGTTAGCTGGACTCCGAGTGGGATATGGAGCATTTCCTCTCAGCATTATTGAATACCTATGGAGGGCAAAGCAACCATATAATGTGTCTGTTGCTGCTGAAGTTTCTGCTTGCGTAGCATTGCAGAACCCCATCTATTTAGAG AAGGTGAAGGAGGCTTTGGTACAAGAAAGGGAGAGGCTGTATAAGCTTCTGTGTGAAGTTCCATATCTGAAGCCATATCCAAGTTATTCCAATTTCATTCTTTGTGAGGTTACATCGGGAAAAGATGCTAAGAAGTTGAAG